The Dehalobacter sp. DCM sequence TTCATTGGCAAGACGAGTAAATTCACGCTGAACTATACTAAGGAGATTTTGCCTCCTGCGATCGATCAACAGATAGACAAAATGTCTGGTCATATCTGAAACAGTATTTCCAAATATACTTGCCAGAACCTGCTTTTTTGTTTCTGCTTCAATATCCGGATGGTTCAGCAATATCTTCAGGTCATTATTCTGATTAACGGTTTCAGCCAACTCAAGCAATTCTTTTTCGATCTGATCCAGGACAGACATCTCAAGGGCTAATTCGAAGAGTGCCTGTGCATATCGGTGTGCCAGAGCGCCGTTTAACATGGCCGATCCCCTACCTCTTGAATAAATTGTTCAATGAGTGCTTCCTGACCCGTGATGTCCAAGTTCCGTTGAATGATTTTCTCAGCAACAGCAACGGACATATCAATAACCTGCGCTTTGACGTCGGCAATTGCCTTTTGACGCTCGCGTTCAATATCAGCAAGGGCAGCCTGTCTGAGCTTCTCATTTTCAAGTCGCGCTTGAGCAAGTATTTCAGCAGCACGTTCCTCAC is a genomic window containing:
- a CDS encoding F0F1 ATP synthase subunit delta, whose amino-acid sequence is MLNGALAHRYAQALFELALEMSVLDQIEKELLELAETVNQNNDLKILLNHPDIEAETKKQVLASIFGNTVSDMTRHFVYLLIDRRRQNLLSIVQREFTRLANEARNIIEAKVISATALSPAQEEKLKETIAKTTGKNVRLLSEVNPTLIGGAKLQVGDRVMDGSITTALSKIREELKKTSSKPQQEVGVN